A single Tenacibaculum sp. Bg11-29 DNA region contains:
- a CDS encoding tetratricopeptide repeat-containing sensor histidine kinase, whose amino-acid sequence MVKFIFRCFVVCSFLFTKVCVCQTDRLNENGIKSEKEIIYEAIYLLNNNEKEKAYIIAKDLKKTTKSKYALMNSSMILAYYFNRKVAIDSSIIYAKQSLSYNTEGGDSLKSKRKSTIYNLLGKNYSKKGLLSESKKWYIKGIEEAQKFNEKYSYYANTHGLALVYYNDKNSLKALSAFKECLTYTEDKEIIYGSYINIGMIYGELKDYKASNNFLKKAYNMSLADDNIQARSSILLSLANNAQKQKKIKKAKKLYREVIAISDKEGFHQIKIEASIGIGNIMIYLKDYKNARLVYSIALNDALELKLLGQQQELYKKLKIIALEQLNYKEAFYHNSKYFKIKDSISKLEKEEKINELEVKYETIKKEKEIVLLKKDQEIQEVNLKTEKSNKKYILISFLIILVAVVGLLINYYLRLQAQSELNKKEKEINQQKVTTLYKEKELELIKANIEGRDIERERIAQELHDSIGGNLAAIKLQLGSPKVSNIDHIKKVRIQIDDTYKEVRNISHSLIPKKKDDSKFCDTIETYLNNIGNSSDITTSLTIYPKQKIDELPEEVKSEVFKIIQELITNTLKHANASFMELSISLSDLQILNILFEDNGIGFNPSEQKEGLGYTNIKSRLDKIHGQLLIDSRKGRGTIINIEIDNKYEV is encoded by the coding sequence TAATCGCTAAAGATTTAAAAAAAACTACTAAATCTAAATATGCTTTAATGAATAGTAGTATGATATTAGCATACTACTTTAATAGAAAAGTAGCTATAGATTCTTCAATAATTTACGCAAAACAATCTCTCAGTTATAATACAGAAGGAGGGGATTCTTTAAAGTCTAAACGAAAATCAACTATTTATAATCTTTTAGGAAAAAATTATAGTAAAAAAGGCTTACTCAGTGAAAGTAAGAAGTGGTATATAAAAGGTATCGAAGAAGCTCAGAAATTTAATGAAAAATATTCTTATTATGCTAATACACATGGGTTAGCTTTGGTGTATTATAATGATAAGAATTCTTTAAAAGCGTTAAGTGCTTTTAAAGAATGTTTAACCTATACTGAAGATAAGGAAATTATATACGGTAGTTATATAAATATAGGAATGATTTATGGAGAACTTAAAGATTATAAGGCTTCTAATAATTTTCTTAAAAAGGCATATAACATGAGTTTAGCAGATGATAATATACAAGCTAGGTCGTCAATTCTTTTAAGCTTAGCTAATAATGCACAAAAGCAAAAAAAAATAAAGAAAGCAAAAAAACTTTATAGAGAAGTAATAGCAATTAGTGACAAAGAAGGGTTTCATCAAATAAAAATTGAAGCAAGTATTGGTATTGGTAATATAATGATATACTTAAAAGATTATAAAAATGCCCGTTTAGTTTACAGTATTGCACTTAATGATGCTTTAGAATTAAAATTATTAGGACAGCAACAAGAGCTTTATAAAAAACTAAAAATAATAGCGTTAGAACAATTAAATTACAAAGAAGCTTTTTATCATAATTCAAAGTACTTTAAAATAAAAGATTCTATTAGTAAATTAGAAAAAGAAGAAAAAATTAATGAGTTAGAAGTTAAATACGAAACTATAAAAAAAGAAAAAGAGATTGTTTTACTAAAAAAAGATCAAGAGATACAAGAAGTTAATTTAAAAACTGAAAAAAGCAACAAAAAATATATTTTAATATCTTTTTTAATTATCCTTGTAGCTGTAGTTGGGTTATTAATTAATTATTATTTAAGGCTTCAAGCTCAAAGTGAGTTAAATAAAAAAGAGAAAGAGATAAACCAACAAAAAGTAACAACATTATATAAAGAAAAAGAATTAGAACTAATTAAAGCAAATATTGAAGGAAGAGATATAGAAAGAGAAAGAATAGCGCAAGAATTACACGATAGTATTGGAGGTAATTTAGCGGCTATTAAACTTCAGTTAGGTAGTCCTAAAGTTTCTAATATAGATCATATAAAAAAGGTTCGTATTCAAATAGACGATACTTATAAAGAGGTAAGAAATATCTCTCACTCACTGATTCCTAAAAAGAAAGATGATAGTAAGTTTTGTGATACAATTGAAACATATTTAAATAATATTGGAAATTCAAGTGATATAACTACATCTTTAACTATATACCCAAAACAAAAAATAGATGAGTTACCTGAAGAGGTAAAATCAGAAGTGTTTAAAATTATTCAAGAATTAATTACAAATACTCTTAAACATGCAAATGCATCATTTATGGAGCTAAGTATAAGTTTGTCTGACTTACAAATACTAAATATTCTTTTTGAAGATAACGGAATAGGGTTTAATCCTTCAGAACAAAAAGAAGGTTTGGGGTATACTAACATAAAGAGTAGGTTAGATAAAATACATGGACAATTACTAATTGATTCTAGAAAAGGAAGAGGAACTATTATTAACATAGAAATAGATAATAAATATGAAGTATAA
- a CDS encoding response regulator transcription factor: MKYNLIIVDDHKMFLDGLQSIFESIKEYHILFTGKDGEEVLKYMENNKDKKIDLVITDITMPKIDGIALNKAIKERKEAVKTLVVSMHLNAKMIDTLINDDVDGYVPKNAEKEELSKAIRTILNGEKYFSREIKEIYLENRLSKKKEEGVKLTEREKQVITFIAQEFTTQEIANKLFLSKHTIESYRKNLMIKLNVRNIAGLTKYALKKNYLEN; encoded by the coding sequence ATGAAGTATAATTTAATTATAGTAGACGATCATAAAATGTTCTTAGATGGTCTACAAAGTATTTTTGAATCTATAAAAGAATATCATATTTTATTCACGGGTAAAGATGGAGAAGAAGTTTTAAAGTACATGGAAAATAATAAGGATAAAAAAATAGACCTTGTTATTACAGACATTACGATGCCTAAGATTGATGGTATAGCCTTAAATAAGGCAATTAAAGAAAGAAAAGAGGCTGTTAAAACATTAGTAGTTAGTATGCATTTGAATGCTAAAATGATAGATACTTTAATAAACGATGATGTAGATGGTTATGTACCTAAAAATGCAGAAAAAGAAGAGCTATCTAAGGCTATTCGAACAATTTTAAATGGAGAAAAATATTTTTCAAGAGAGATAAAAGAAATTTATTTAGAGAATAGATTATCAAAGAAAAAAGAAGAAGGTGTAAAATTAACTGAAAGAGAAAAACAGGTAATTACTTTTATTGCTCAAGAGTTTACAACACAAGAAATAGCAAATAAATTATTTTTGAGTAAGCATACAATAGAGAGTTATAGAAAAAATCTAATGATTAAATTAAATGTTAGAAATATTGCAGGTTTAACCAAGTATGCTTTAAAAAAGAATTATTTAGAAAATTGA
- a CDS encoding polyribonucleotide nucleotidyltransferase, with translation MIPKVFREVIDLGDGRTISLETGKLAKQAHGSVVVQMGKAMLLCTVVSNYKQSPVDFLPLTVDYREKFAAAGRYPGGFFKREARPSDGEVLTMRLVDRVLRPLFPKDYHSEVQVMIQLMSHDEDVMPDALAGLAASAAIQLSDFPFECPISEARVARVNGEFVINPNRAQLAESDIDMMIGASADSVMMVEGEMDEISEEEMADAIKFAHESIKIQCAAQVRLAEAFGKKETREYEGEREDEELAVKINDFCYDKCYAIAKKGTSKAERSAAFSEVKEELKASFTEEELAEYGDLVGKYFNKSQKVAIRELTLSEGLRLDGRKTDEIRPIWCEVDYLPSTHGSSIFTRGETQALATVTLGTSRDANKIDMPSYEGEENFYLHYNFPPFCTGEARPLRGTSRREVGHGNLAQRGLKGMIPDDCPYTVRVVSEVLESNGSSSMATVCAGTMALMDAGVKMTRPVSGIAMGLISDGDRYAVLSDILGDEDHLGDMDFKVTGTSEGITACQMDIKVKGLGYEILVNALKQARDGRLHILGKLTDTISSANEEVKEHAPKMINRRIPNDMIGAFIGPGGKHIQELQKETGTTIVITEDAVTEEGIIEILGTDPAGIEQVITRIESMLFKPQVGSAYEVKVIKMLDFGAVVEYAEAPGNEVLLHVSELAWERTENVSDVVNMGDVFDVKYFGQDPRTRKEKVSRKALLPKPEGYVARPPRDDKRSGGRDNRSRDNRRDDRKPREDRKPREEKKED, from the coding sequence ATGATTCCAAAAGTATTTAGAGAGGTCATTGACCTTGGAGATGGAAGAACCATCTCATTAGAAACCGGTAAATTAGCAAAACAAGCACACGGTTCGGTTGTTGTTCAAATGGGAAAAGCAATGTTGTTATGTACAGTAGTATCTAACTATAAACAAAGTCCTGTAGATTTTTTACCTTTAACGGTAGACTATAGAGAAAAATTTGCTGCCGCAGGAAGATATCCTGGAGGATTCTTTAAAAGAGAAGCAAGACCAAGTGATGGAGAAGTATTAACAATGCGTTTAGTAGACCGTGTTTTACGTCCATTATTTCCAAAAGATTACCATTCAGAAGTACAAGTAATGATCCAATTAATGTCTCATGATGAAGATGTTATGCCAGATGCATTAGCAGGTTTAGCAGCATCAGCAGCTATTCAATTATCTGATTTCCCTTTCGAATGCCCTATTTCTGAAGCACGTGTTGCAAGAGTAAATGGTGAATTCGTTATCAATCCAAATAGAGCACAATTAGCTGAATCTGACATCGATATGATGATTGGAGCTTCTGCAGATTCTGTAATGATGGTTGAAGGTGAAATGGATGAAATTTCTGAAGAAGAAATGGCAGACGCAATTAAATTTGCTCACGAATCTATTAAGATTCAATGTGCTGCTCAAGTTCGTTTAGCTGAAGCTTTCGGTAAGAAAGAAACTAGAGAATACGAAGGAGAAAGAGAAGACGAAGAATTAGCTGTAAAAATAAATGACTTTTGTTACGACAAATGTTATGCAATTGCTAAAAAAGGAACTTCTAAAGCAGAACGTTCAGCTGCTTTTTCTGAAGTAAAAGAAGAATTAAAAGCTTCATTCACAGAAGAAGAATTAGCAGAATATGGTGATTTAGTTGGGAAATATTTCAACAAATCTCAAAAAGTAGCAATCCGTGAATTAACTTTATCGGAAGGTTTACGTTTAGATGGTCGTAAGACTGATGAAATCAGACCAATTTGGTGTGAGGTAGATTATTTACCATCAACACATGGTTCTTCAATTTTTACTCGTGGAGAAACTCAAGCATTAGCTACTGTTACTTTAGGTACATCAAGAGATGCTAATAAAATAGATATGCCATCTTACGAAGGTGAAGAGAACTTCTATTTACACTATAACTTCCCTCCTTTTTGTACAGGTGAAGCAAGACCATTAAGAGGAACTTCAAGAAGAGAAGTTGGTCATGGTAACTTAGCCCAACGTGGATTAAAAGGAATGATTCCAGATGATTGTCCTTATACAGTAAGAGTTGTATCTGAAGTTTTAGAATCTAACGGTTCTTCTTCAATGGCTACTGTTTGTGCTGGTACAATGGCTTTAATGGATGCAGGTGTTAAAATGACAAGACCTGTTTCTGGTATTGCAATGGGATTAATTTCTGACGGAGATCGTTACGCAGTTTTATCTGATATTTTAGGTGATGAAGATCACTTAGGAGATATGGACTTTAAAGTAACTGGTACTTCTGAAGGAATTACTGCTTGTCAAATGGATATTAAAGTAAAAGGGTTAGGTTACGAAATTTTAGTGAATGCACTAAAACAAGCTCGTGATGGTCGTTTACATATTTTAGGGAAATTAACTGATACTATTTCTTCTGCAAACGAAGAGGTTAAAGAGCATGCTCCTAAAATGATTAACAGACGTATTCCTAATGATATGATTGGTGCATTTATTGGGCCAGGAGGTAAACATATTCAAGAATTACAGAAAGAAACAGGAACTACTATTGTAATTACTGAAGACGCTGTAACTGAAGAAGGAATTATCGAAATTTTAGGAACAGATCCAGCAGGAATTGAGCAAGTTATTACTCGTATCGAGTCAATGTTGTTTAAGCCGCAAGTTGGTAGCGCTTACGAAGTAAAAGTAATTAAAATGCTAGATTTTGGTGCTGTTGTAGAATATGCAGAAGCTCCAGGAAACGAAGTTTTATTACACGTTAGTGAATTAGCTTGGGAACGTACAGAAAATGTATCTGATGTAGTTAACATGGGAGATGTTTTTGATGTGAAGTACTTTGGTCAAGACCCTAGAACTCGTAAAGAAAAAGTTTCTCGTAAAGCATTGTTGCCAAAACCAGAAGGTTATGTAGCAAGACCACCTAGAGATGACAAACGTTCTGGTGGACGTGATAACAGAAGCAGAGATAATCGTCGTGACGATAGAAAGCCTAGAGAAGACAGAAAACCTAGAGAAGAGAAAAAAGAAGATTAA
- the rpsO gene encoding 30S ribosomal protein S15, whose translation MYLTKEVKEGLFEKHGKGKADTGTSEGQIALFTFRINHLTEHLKKNRKDFNTERSLVKMVGKRRSLLDYLKKTEINRYRAIIIELGIRK comes from the coding sequence ATGTATTTAACAAAAGAAGTAAAAGAAGGATTATTCGAAAAACACGGTAAAGGTAAAGCTGATACTGGTACTTCGGAAGGACAAATCGCATTGTTCACTTTTAGAATCAACCACTTAACAGAGCACTTAAAAAAGAATCGTAAAGATTTTAACACAGAGCGTTCATTAGTAAAGATGGTAGGTAAACGTAGAAGTTTACTAGATTACTTAAAGAAAACTGAAATCAACAGATATCGTGCGATTATCATAGAATTAGGAATTAGAAAATAA
- the accD gene encoding acetyl-CoA carboxylase, carboxyltransferase subunit beta, whose amino-acid sequence MAWFKRKDKGIQTPTEEKKDTPKGLWYKTPSGKVIDTEELKKNLYVSPEDGYHVRIGSHEYFELFFDDNKFKELNSKLTSKDPLKFEDTKKYPDRLKAAQKKTGLKDAVRTAVGKSNGKDIVVASMDFAFIGGSMGSVVGEKIARAIDYSIKNKLPFLMVSKSGGARMMEASLSLMQLVKTSAKLAQLADAKIPYISLCTDPTTGGTTASFAMLGDINIAEPNALIAFAGPRVVKDTTGKELPEGFQRSEFVLEHGFLDGIYERKNLKKQINLYIDLIQNQPIRA is encoded by the coding sequence ATGGCTTGGTTTAAACGTAAAGACAAGGGTATTCAAACCCCAACAGAAGAAAAAAAAGACACACCTAAAGGCTTATGGTATAAAACACCAAGCGGTAAGGTAATTGATACTGAAGAACTAAAAAAGAACTTATATGTAAGTCCAGAAGATGGATATCATGTTCGTATTGGAAGTCATGAGTATTTTGAACTTTTTTTTGATGATAATAAATTTAAAGAATTAAACTCTAAACTAACATCAAAGGATCCTTTAAAGTTCGAAGACACTAAAAAATACCCAGATCGTTTAAAAGCTGCTCAGAAAAAAACAGGTTTAAAAGACGCTGTTCGTACAGCTGTAGGAAAATCTAATGGTAAAGACATTGTTGTTGCTTCTATGGATTTTGCTTTTATCGGTGGATCAATGGGAAGTGTTGTAGGTGAAAAAATAGCCAGAGCTATTGACTATTCTATTAAAAACAAACTTCCTTTCTTAATGGTTTCAAAATCTGGAGGTGCACGTATGATGGAGGCTTCTTTATCATTAATGCAATTGGTAAAAACTTCTGCAAAATTAGCGCAATTAGCAGATGCTAAAATTCCATATATATCATTATGTACTGATCCAACAACAGGAGGAACGACAGCTTCGTTTGCAATGCTAGGTGATATTAATATCGCTGAACCAAATGCTTTAATTGCTTTTGCTGGACCACGTGTTGTTAAAGATACTACTGGTAAAGAACTACCTGAAGGTTTCCAACGTTCTGAATTTGTTTTAGAACATGGATTCTTAGATGGAATCTACGAGCGTAAAAACTTAAAAAAACAAATAAATTTATATATAGATTTGATACAAAATCAACCTATAAGAGCATAA
- the fbaA gene encoding class II fructose-bisphosphate aldolase, which produces MIKAGVATGKEVQEIFQLAKDKNFALPAVNVVGSSTVNTVLETAKELNAPVIIQFSNGGAQFNAGKGLSNENHKAAIVGAVAGAKHVHLLAEAYGIPVILHTDHAAKKLLPWIDGLLDASEQFYKETGKSLYSSHMIDLSEEPIEENIEICKAYLARMSKIGMTLEIELGITGGEEDGVDNSDVDVSKLYTQPEEVAFAYEELMKVSDQFTIAAAFGNVHGVYKPGNVKLTPKILKNSQEYISEKYNVPNNSIDFVFHGGSGSTLEEIREAIGYGVIKMNIDTDLQYAFTEGARDYILEKKEYLASQIGNPDGADQPNKKYYDPRKWLREGELTFKARLKKAFEDLNNVNTL; this is translated from the coding sequence ATGATAAAAGCTGGAGTCGCAACTGGAAAAGAAGTTCAAGAAATATTTCAATTAGCTAAAGATAAAAACTTCGCTTTACCCGCTGTGAATGTTGTAGGTTCTAGTACGGTAAACACTGTTTTAGAAACCGCAAAAGAATTAAACGCTCCTGTAATTATTCAATTTTCTAATGGAGGAGCACAATTCAATGCTGGAAAAGGATTATCAAATGAAAACCATAAAGCTGCTATAGTTGGAGCTGTTGCTGGAGCAAAACACGTTCATTTATTAGCAGAGGCCTATGGTATACCTGTAATTCTACACACAGATCATGCAGCTAAAAAATTATTACCTTGGATTGATGGTTTACTAGATGCTAGTGAGCAATTTTACAAAGAAACAGGAAAATCTCTTTATAGCTCTCATATGATTGACTTATCAGAAGAGCCTATTGAAGAAAATATTGAGATTTGTAAAGCATATTTAGCTCGTATGAGTAAAATAGGAATGACTTTAGAAATTGAATTAGGTATTACTGGAGGTGAAGAAGATGGTGTTGACAACTCTGATGTAGACGTTTCTAAGTTATATACTCAACCCGAAGAAGTAGCTTTTGCTTATGAAGAATTAATGAAAGTAAGCGATCAATTTACAATTGCTGCTGCTTTTGGTAATGTTCATGGTGTTTACAAGCCAGGTAACGTAAAATTAACTCCAAAAATTTTAAAGAACTCTCAAGAATACATCTCAGAGAAGTACAATGTTCCTAACAATTCAATTGATTTTGTTTTTCACGGAGGATCAGGTTCTACTTTAGAAGAAATTAGAGAGGCTATTGGGTATGGTGTTATTAAAATGAATATAGATACTGACTTACAGTATGCTTTTACAGAAGGGGCACGTGATTATATATTAGAGAAAAAAGAATATTTAGCTAGTCAAATTGGAAACCCTGACGGAGCAGATCAACCAAATAAAAAATACTATGACCCTCGTAAATGGTTACGAGAAGGTGAATTAACTTTTAAAGCGCGTTTAAAAAAGGCTTTTGAAGATTTAAATAATGTAAACACACTATAA